One segment of Ascidiaceihabitans donghaensis DNA contains the following:
- a CDS encoding quinone-dependent dihydroorotate dehydrogenase, which produces MKRFAEQLGLKALRKIDPETAHGLAIKALKAGLAPTPGPVTSDRLKTSIAGLNMPNPIGLAAGFDKNAETVAPLSQAGFGFIEVGAATPIAQPGNPKPRLFRLTEDKAAINRFGFNNEGAEAIAARLAVRPKGIPVGINLGANKTSANKAVDFAEVLKLCGPHVDFATVNVSSPNTEKLRDLQGPMALAMLLDGVMQVRGTCPVFLKIAPDLTDQDLADIAKVAQDARVSAIITTNTTLDRDGLQSPHAAQAGGLSGKPLFEKSTQVLAKLSRLTDIPLIGVGGISTAEDAYTKIKAGASAVQLYTALVYGGLSLAANIAGDLDLLLKKDGFENVAEATGTDTRRWL; this is translated from the coding sequence ATGAAGCGGTTTGCAGAACAACTTGGCCTGAAAGCGCTGCGCAAAATTGACCCCGAAACGGCCCACGGCTTGGCGATCAAAGCGTTGAAAGCGGGGCTTGCCCCGACGCCGGGTCCGGTGACCTCGGATCGGCTAAAAACGTCAATCGCCGGATTAAACATGCCCAACCCGATTGGGTTGGCCGCAGGGTTCGACAAAAACGCCGAAACAGTTGCACCATTGTCCCAGGCGGGGTTCGGGTTCATCGAAGTCGGGGCAGCAACACCCATTGCCCAACCCGGCAACCCCAAACCGCGCCTGTTTCGCCTGACAGAAGACAAAGCGGCCATCAACCGTTTCGGGTTCAACAACGAAGGGGCAGAAGCCATCGCCGCACGGCTGGCAGTGCGACCAAAAGGCATTCCGGTGGGCATCAACCTTGGTGCCAACAAAACCAGCGCGAACAAAGCCGTCGACTTTGCCGAAGTGCTAAAGCTTTGTGGCCCGCATGTGGACTTTGCAACTGTCAATGTATCATCGCCAAACACGGAAAAGCTGCGTGACCTACAAGGCCCCATGGCGCTGGCGATGCTGCTGGACGGGGTCATGCAAGTGCGCGGCACCTGTCCGGTATTCTTGAAAATCGCACCGGACCTGACAGACCAGGATCTGGCAGACATTGCCAAAGTGGCTCAAGACGCACGTGTCTCCGCAATCATCACCACAAACACAACGCTGGACCGTGACGGTCTGCAAAGCCCGCATGCGGCACAAGCGGGCGGGCTGTCTGGCAAACCCCTGTTTGAAAAATCGACGCAGGTGCTGGCAAAGCTAAGCCGTTTGACGGACATCCCGCTGATCGGCGTGGGGGGGATCAGCACGGCAGAAGACGCGTACACAAAAATCAAAGCGGGCGCATCGGCTGTGCAACTGTACACCGCGCTTGTTTACGGGGGCTTATCGCTTGCCGCAAACATCGCAGGCGATTTAGACCTGCTCCTAAAGAAGGACGGCTTTGAAAACGTGGCAGAGGCAACGGGAACCGACACCCGAAGATGGCTTTAA
- a CDS encoding MATE family efflux transporter, with translation MLKPIEHDLTAAPQPLTHKRVLKIALPIVLSNATVPILGAVDVGVVGQMGQAAPIGAVAMGAIILTTLYWFFGFLRMGTVGLVGQAEGAGDSAEVSALLTRALMIAAGAGVTLIALQGLLFYGAFWISPATAEVESLARDYLAIRIWSAPFAIAVFALTGWLVAMERTAGVFVVQFVMNGVNIGLDLWFVLGLGWGVEGVAFATVIAEILGACVGLWLCRSAFANPAWKDWPRVFDHARLVHMASVNIDIFLRSAMLMAIFTSFVFYGAAFGDVTLAANEVLIQFMYITAYAMDGFAFAAETLIARAIGRRDVARVRRSAVLTASWGLVTCVAMSAAFAVIGPWLIEVMAKDVSVQIEARQYLPWMIAAPLVGCAAWMLDGIFIGATRGADMRNMMFISFVIYFGFVELAMPVWGNHGLWAAMLLSFVARGVTLGSRYPALERSVQ, from the coding sequence GTGTTAAAACCGATTGAACATGACCTGACTGCCGCGCCGCAGCCACTGACCCATAAGCGTGTTCTTAAGATTGCGCTGCCCATTGTGTTGTCCAATGCCACAGTGCCCATTTTGGGGGCGGTGGATGTGGGCGTTGTCGGGCAAATGGGACAAGCAGCCCCTATTGGTGCTGTGGCAATGGGCGCAATTATTCTGACCACGCTGTATTGGTTCTTCGGGTTCTTGCGCATGGGGACGGTGGGCCTTGTTGGCCAAGCCGAAGGGGCAGGGGACAGTGCGGAGGTGTCCGCTTTGCTGACCCGCGCCCTGATGATCGCCGCGGGTGCGGGTGTGACGCTGATCGCCTTGCAGGGCCTGCTGTTTTACGGGGCGTTCTGGATTTCACCAGCAACGGCTGAAGTTGAAAGCCTTGCGCGGGACTATTTGGCGATCCGCATTTGGTCCGCGCCTTTTGCGATTGCGGTTTTTGCTCTGACAGGCTGGCTGGTGGCGATGGAGCGCACCGCAGGTGTGTTTGTAGTCCAGTTCGTGATGAATGGTGTCAACATCGGACTTGATCTATGGTTTGTGCTTGGTCTTGGATGGGGCGTCGAAGGGGTGGCATTTGCGACGGTCATTGCGGAGATTTTAGGGGCGTGTGTCGGGCTGTGGCTGTGTCGGTCTGCTTTTGCTAATCCCGCTTGGAAAGACTGGCCGCGCGTGTTCGATCATGCGCGTCTTGTCCATATGGCATCCGTGAACATCGATATTTTCTTGCGTTCTGCCATGTTGATGGCAATTTTCACGTCCTTCGTATTTTACGGCGCGGCCTTCGGCGATGTGACACTGGCCGCCAACGAAGTGTTGATACAGTTTATGTACATCACGGCCTATGCGATGGACGGTTTTGCCTTTGCAGCCGAAACCTTGATCGCGCGGGCCATCGGGCGCCGCGATGTTGCACGTGTCCGTCGGTCTGCGGTTTTGACAGCAAGCTGGGGATTGGTCACATGCGTTGCCATGTCTGCGGCTTTTGCTGTGATTGGGCCATGGTTGATTGAGGTGATGGCAAAAGATGTGTCTGTGCAAATCGAGGCAAGACAATATCTGCCATGGATGATTGCGGCCCCCTTGGTGGGCTGTGCCGCTTGGATGCTGGATGGCATTTTCATAGGCGCCACACGCGGCGCTGATATGCGCAACATGATGTTTATCAGCTTTGTGATCTATTTCGGGTTTGTCGAACTGGCGATGCCTGTTTGGGGCAACCATGGGCTTTGGGCTGCCATGCTTTTGAGCTTTGTGGCGCGTGGCGTCACGCTGGGATCACGGTATCCGGCGTTGGAGCGTTCTGTGCAGTAG
- a CDS encoding PaaI family thioesterase translates to MRKKPEPVQVVKQRRDAALKALIERSPYVQYLGVEFERRGDELTGILPFQEKLIGNPLLPAIHGGVTAAFLEITSVVALTWASIWDDLEAGELELDSTTPLPKFPKTIDFTVDYLRSGLPRDAYARARITRAGRRYSSVHVEGWQDNRSKLFAQATGHFLMPKLRVKTD, encoded by the coding sequence ATGCGTAAGAAACCGGAACCCGTCCAAGTGGTCAAACAGCGCCGCGATGCCGCACTGAAAGCGTTGATAGAACGCAGCCCGTATGTGCAATATCTGGGCGTCGAATTTGAACGCAGAGGCGATGAATTGACCGGTATTCTGCCGTTTCAGGAAAAGCTGATCGGCAACCCGCTGTTGCCTGCGATCCATGGTGGCGTCACTGCGGCGTTTTTGGAAATAACATCTGTTGTCGCGCTGACATGGGCGTCAATCTGGGATGACCTGGAAGCGGGTGAGTTGGAACTGGACAGCACAACGCCGCTGCCGAAATTCCCTAAAACAATCGATTTTACAGTGGATTACTTGCGATCGGGACTGCCGCGCGACGCCTATGCGCGTGCGCGGATCACGCGCGCCGGACGGCGCTATTCATCGGTGCATGTGGAAGGGTGGCAAGACAATCGAAGTAAGTTGTTTGCCCAAGCGACGGGGCATTTTCTGATGCCAAAGTTACGTGTTAAAACCGATTGA
- a CDS encoding PaaI family thioesterase: MSDKVNMARQFMTAIPHARDLGMELTQLDGGVATIRMPYDERLIGDPDTGVMHGGAISALMDSCCGAAVMSHPSNPGGTATIDLRIDYMRAATPGQTVSTTATCYHVTRSVAFVRATAVDEDTENPVAMATGTFTVQGAK, from the coding sequence ATGTCCGATAAAGTGAATATGGCGCGGCAATTCATGACCGCCATCCCCCATGCCCGTGATTTGGGAATGGAACTGACGCAATTGGACGGAGGTGTCGCAACGATCCGCATGCCTTACGATGAACGGCTGATCGGAGACCCGGACACAGGCGTCATGCATGGCGGTGCGATTTCGGCCCTGATGGACAGCTGTTGCGGGGCGGCTGTGATGAGCCACCCGTCCAACCCCGGCGGTACGGCCACCATTGATTTGCGGATCGACTACATGCGGGCCGCAACACCCGGGCAAACCGTCAGCACCACGGCCACCTGTTATCATGTGACCCGAAGTGTCGCCTTTGTGCGTGCAACGGCGGTAGACGAGGACACGGAAAATCCGGTGGCGATGGCGACAGGCACTTTCACCGTGCAGGGGGCGAAATAG